The stretch of DNA AGACGGTGCATTGCAAGTGCGACAAAAATGGCTGCCACCAAAGATGCTCATTTAAGATGGCCAACTTACCATGCTGCAACCTTTGTGGCTGCACCAATACAGAATGTACTAACAGGGGTGTGGAAAAggatgaggaagatgatgatgagGAAGATGAGAGTGAAATCCTAATATTAAGTTAtcaatatgtatgtattgttaattatcaaatctcaataaaatctcaattatttgttgaagttgtctcccttgtgtctgtagaaaatacatttaatagcATAATGCATCTATTCACTTGTTTAATAGGTCAGCGACTAGGTATGAAATACATTGATATAATcactttatatataaaacaaagttaAATAGTTGTTTAAAAGCCTTTAGGTCACCTTAGACTGCCACGCACACAGTACATGTGTAAATGGCAAATGTCGCTGCCAATAAATTTGACGCTGATTGAGTATTGGCAAGGTTGGCCCTTCCGACAAAATGAATTTCTAAAGACATACATTGCAGCAATCTTTTGGAACAATCAAATTCTGCTCTGCTTTTGGTTTCCTAAACTAAAGAAAATTCAACAATTCAGCATCACATGCACTGGACTACTAAGCGCCGCGCTCAGAATAATGACATTTCTGTCGGTGACACTGTCTTGGTaagagctgagaaaacaaacaAGCTCAGTCCAACTTTCAGTCTTGAAAGGTATCAAATTGTGTCTAGACAGGGGTGATAGGTTGTTGTGAACAGTGAGAAAAATGGAAGACAGTTTTGTAGAAATGTAACTGAGGTTACAAAATTCCCTAAATCACAAACAGAATCTGACATAACCCAACACCAAGGGTGTGAGAATGACGAGGGAAATGTAACTGATGCTAATTTGAAGGCAAGGAGACCCATAAGGGAGAGAAAGCCTCCTTTGAGGTTTGGTTGTCCTGTTGCCAACTAAATGGTCCTTAGCCAGTAGCTCAGTAGTTTGAACTTTTTGAAATAAGTATTGTCTTGCTAGTGGTGGAGCAGGGAATTCTTTGTTTATGTGCTAGTATTTCTTTGGTCCTTTGGATGGCTTACCACGTGTCCGTCATTAGTAGCTTTACACTTGGGCTAGGCGTGATGGCTGTACTGCAGCTGGGTCCTGTCACTAGAGGTCATTTGCTCTCAACCTTAAAGTTTGTGAGAAAATTGTGTGGAGGCATTACCATAGGCTGGTTAGCTTATGCTATTATTATATGCTTATAACTGCtttattaaagaatagagaaagcataatattattatgctttattagttatcttgaggtgttgactgatgttctaaaaaggaatcaaggagattgacccactagaagctgagatatagacagccaaacacaggtctacttaataaagaatcagaggaaaacccttcgaaaatcccgaaaactgtgacgtataaaatcgacttaatggtcatgtgccggagttgcgcacccttaccgccgttacgtataatgattgttttggctacgagatgtgaaacgcttctcgcgatagtaaataatttacatactagctctggtttctcaggaaaatcatccaaacatttgcccacaacccctcgccatgattttttaaagcagaagagcagattttgactattgtgcttcaaattttaactcgatctccacggatatgctccgaagatcatctgttcaacgaacggcgcgtgtatagtctatatgcgatatccgcgagttgaagtttgtttagaataagaaataggaatgggactttttgttccttcatcattcttctattgtgtatctactgcagcattcttctactgtgtatctactgcagcattcagttgattttcatgattatcgtcactattaacagactgaaagttcactacagccataatcttaaaaagactaacttgaccgtgctgctcttgctataagaaaagaaaacgataactttcgctttgatttttctattgatctattatcttatctatgattattttttatgatttatataatattcataatgcatattgtacaaaataataatataactgcgtatagaataaatgatgtaactaatataatttgtagaaaattccaaatgataaccgagattgatgattgatttaattgattctatttattagctatagttaaaaaatctgaacaacgctaaagatgtgtctgaatagggaagctaggtaggagaacaacaaaactgagctgaactagcaatatagcgaaatgttgcgaaataatagatgcgtgtaattattttatgctaaaactaatctacacgtcagagggactggttcggaattctaggagcgatgattgttaggcccaatttgattgttctatacttccagggattaaaccaattaaaacgccgtgattgttataggagagcgcattagttggcttaattgaccaatggcacacaagtcgatttcatacatcatatattgatgattaccaaaacacttttgttttttggtagacctgtgtttggctggctatatctcagcttctggttggccaatcttcttgattctttttttagaacatcagtcaacacttcaagatgaataataaagcataataatattatgctttctctattatTTAACATACTGCTTTTGTTTTAATTCTcttataatttcattttaattttcataGTCTAGCTGTTAGTGTTAGTGTGAGAAAAGAacaatttaatagaaatataaatttctaaTAGAAATTTGACTTGTATCTTGATTCTTTTATCCAAAAAGGGAAGGATTGTTATGAAATGCACCTGCTATATGTACGTCTGTTTTATGTGCACCTGTTTGAGTGAACTTGTTTGAGTGCAAGACAATTGTATACTTGTCATATGGCATAATGTCCATATCTTCAGATCAGCTTCAGCTGCCAATAAGCAAGTCACAATCTGTAAGCCTAAACTAAACCAGCGTTTCgaatattcaacatataacacaTACGAGCTTACAAATAATTCATGCTGACAACTAATTATGCTCACAATTAAAAACAAACgcttatagtttataaaaaaagCTTTGCTTAGCTACAGTTGTGTACCTATGGACGTATAATGCTAGTGCAGTACATGACATCGGCATAACATTGGCATGTCATGGCATTGGAAATATCTTCCACAAAATTGAAACACAGACTACCTACATATGAATATTATTCTGTGTGACTAAACTACTCCAATTTCAGCCATTCTCAGCGAAGACTTGAGATTAAAAGACTGAAAGTTGAATTCTAGCAGTTTGCAATCCAAAAGCTGTCAATTAAAAGGCCACCACAATATCCAACCAGctataattttttgtattttaggtaataaaataaatttcaaaactAGCTAAAAGAAAGAAAAGTATATACTCAACGTTCAAATAAAACTTTGAGAAGCAAAATATATCTCTGAACATTAAAAAACTGAGCAAACCAATAAAAGACATAAATGCGACAGTTTGAGAGCTCAACAGCTTTAGGCACCCAAAAAATGCATCAAGTAGAACATATCagatatctaatatatatatatatatatatattagatatctGATATGTAtctgatatgtatatatatatatatatgtatatatattattatcctGGAAAATGTAAGAAGAAAGGTCCTAATAAATTCAATAATTGATAAAAGAAATATGAAGAGATATTCCACAGTGAATCATTATAAGTGCAATGAGCTGAGATATCAAGCCGCCAGAATAAATATAAGccattatatacattatatacattaggCCATTATATACATATggcattatataaatataatgccaTATTCATACAAGCCATCAGGCAAGGTATGAACAGAAGAAAGGCTACTTTTATACAAGTGTTTCAATAGTACTGCCCTTTCACAGGTTATTTAGCTGCAGTGTATCAAGTTTTCCATCTGTATGCGTTCTCATGTGTCTGTAGATTACTACTATGTGCagacctatagtcacactgagcaTATGAATAGGCTGTCTCTCaagtatgagttttcatatgtgtcTGTAGACTAAAACGCTGCACACACCTATAGTCACGCTTGGTGCATGAAGAAggtttctcccctgtatgagttttcatatgtctCCGTAGACTACCCTTATGCGCagacctatagtcacactgagtacataCATAGGGTGTCTCTCCTgcatgagttttcatatgtgtcTGTAGATGACAACTATATGCagacctatagtcacactgagtacaagcatagggtttctcccctgtatgagATCTCATATGCATCTGTAGACTACCACTCTGCAcacacctatagtcacactgacTACAACCATagggtttctcccctgtatgagttttcatatgcaCCTGTAGATGACTACGCCGCAcacacctatagtcacactggGTACAAGCATAAggtttctcccctgtatgagttttcatatgtgtcTGTAGATGACAACTATGTGCagacctatagtcacactgagtacatgcatacggtttctcccctgtatgagttttcatatgtatCTGTAGATTACCACGAAGCAcacacctatagtcacactgagtacatgcatagggtttatcccctgtatgagttttcatatgcaTCTGTAGTTGACTACGTCGCAcacacctatagtcacactggGTACACGCATagggtttctcccctgtatgagttttcatatgcaCCTGTAGATGACTACGCCACAcacacctatagtcacactggGTACAAGCATAAggtttctcccctgtatgagttttcatatgtgtcTGTAGATGACCACTATGTGCagacctatagtcacactgagtacatgcatacggtttctcccctgtatgagttttcatatgtatCTGTAGATTACCACGAAGCAcacacctatagtcacactgagtacatgcatagggtttatcccctgtatgagttttcatatgcaTCTGTAGTTGACTACGTCGCAcacacctatagtcacactggGTACACGCATagggtttctcccctgtatgagttttcatatgcaTTTGTAGAAGACTATGTTGCAcacacctatagtcacactggGTACACGCATagggtttctcccctgtatgaATTTTCATATGCGTCTGTAGATGACCACTATGTGCagacctatagtcacactgagtacatgcatagggtttctcccctgtatgagttGTTTTCATATGCATCTGTAGACTACCACGCTGCAcacacctatagtcacactgagtacatgcatagggtttctcTCCTGTATGAGTTCTCATATGCGTCTGTAGATTACCACTTTGCAAACatctatagtcacactgagtacatgcatagggtttctcccctgtatgaATTTTCATATGTCTCTGTAAATCACCATTTCGTGCAGACCTATAGTtacactgagtacatgcatagggtttctcAATACTGGATGTGTGAGACGTACAGGTATTAGTCGATTGATGATTGAAGGTACATGTGAAGTCACATTCTTCATATTTCATAGTTGCTGTTATATCTCTTGCATACTTCATACAATCCAGAGATTCTGCAAAGGTAGGGCAATTTTGAAAGAATATCTTTATGAAGCAAATTTGACCAATATTCAAATCGAATGAATAACCTTTTGAAAAATTTGGAGATGCAGGGTGATAAGTATATAACAGCAATGAGGCCCGATTTAGTTACCAAGTTCAATGGAAAGTAAAATAAGTTGCATTATGAAAATCTTCATACTATTTTCTAGCAAAATTCAGAAAATTTGCTTACAAAACTTGTTATTGCGACAAAAGCCTGTAATACAATGTAAAGATATACATTATGAGCTCAACCAATCGAAAACCATAAAAACAAGGTCAGCTGAGTCACATGCATGACTACCAGTGAGTTAAACTTGgacataaaattttattgttctaAAACATTATACTGCAACCTTATTCTCTCCTAAAGCACTACTTGACTGTACAATATTAATGTAACTTTTCAAGCAAAATCCACTGCACTTAGTGCTTAATTAAATAGCCAGAGTTTAAAAAGGAGATATTCATAAATTAAACATGAAATGACTTCAATGCTGCTGCATTGATCAATTTCCATGGAGTTCTGTAACAGAGTTATTTTTTTGCACAGCAAAGCGTCTACCAAAAACTTTTATGCTGAAAATTTCATTGCATTTAATGTTCCAATACCAAAAAGACCGACTTCTTATGCAAAAAGAGCAGAAAGCAGCAGAGAGAGTAGCCCTGCTCCCTTTGATTGGATCAAAAAAGCAGCTAcccaatatattttaaaaactgtcaaacaTTAAGGTTtttgaaatacaaaataaattattgagCTCATGTTTATTAAGTCTTGTAAAGGCTGCTGACACCATACATTGCAGTGAAAATCGAACTCCTTTACTAGTATGCATCAGCTGAACAAAAGTGTATAGTTGCTAATCCGTAATGCCATTTGAGATTGTTAGAAAGTAGAAATTACATAGACATTGGTTTAATGTTACCATGTTGTTGTTGTACAAACTACATAATTCAAACACTGTAGCGACGGGCTAGCGCCCTCTTCATAATTTCCTAATCTCGTTTGAACTTATTAAAGCAaaaactcaattggagcattgccAATTATTCCTGCTAGCTTCAGATTTCTAAAGCGTTAATACCAAACATCCCCAGAGGGATGCATTATTATCACCAATGAGGAGGCATTAGCCCCAAGTTAGCTTCCTGCAAAAAAGCAACCAAAATTCAGCCGGCCCCAAAGGCTACATGTACCATATTGTACTGAGCCTCAAGGTGCCTGTGAGGTACTATCTATGTTTACCTATCAaagttagcctgtcttgacaaactgttgtttttgcggagttgttcccccgtcgagcgggcgagcaacacaacagcttgtcacaagacatacagcacctgatgcatcaacttgacttatagggagttgttctcttccgtctatgcggcttagttgcgatgttatgtcggtcgctccattggtaatcataacgacttttgtgcaaaaatttatgtagaaaaaataagattacaacgcttaaaggttgaattgcaacaaagttcacattacagttatttggtatcagaagattcaccatgtcttactctgttgtagtgtaggtgccaaatatgtggaaatgtgattaaaagctcttaaaagctaaaaaaacgaacagaaaatcgcagccacacaagactgccgtagtttggattcgttttccaaaacggctaaaatgtgacgtagttgtgcgagatggcttctgtttacactttcttgcaaccttattcatcgaaatatttttacaaatatacttctcgcttgcaataaaacctatgtctattgtttttacgcgtctaatttatcggcatcgtaatgctgcaactttgagcactgatatctcaaaacctaccataaaaatatgtttatttttttaatcttagcttgaacgactgcatatcatcctctgataaacgtgatgagccttttggtccgctgtgagggtcgaaaaatgctgtagaaattgttcgcgccaaatggcgggaattgtaagtcacatgatcatataatgttagtttcagttcaagtttgatctatcgcaaatagcagacacgctttctcgaattaaacttgttaatttcaattcgtcataatgtctaacgcgccacttcgtgtttgtgcagctgccaagctgagaagcacctttctttcttggccaagagcagagaaaagaccagaccttcaccggccgtgtagcaactgggtgaagctggatgtgacaaactttatttattcgcctgcttactcttacctttgttttcgccgtTTCAAAGACGATATGTTTTCTAACCAGTTTGCATACACCACATGCCACCAAAGCatttgagtaatttattttatgaactacttgtattagtagtagtaactcgggttattttttagtattctcctaatactactgtattaatctatatttaatattacaatattaatgtcatttaattgtaatatgattttattactattttatttttttaattatgtgtattattcttattataataacaaaactaattcacactgcatatctatctgtaaaacgtaatatattaatttataattgataaaattatgttatgtttcacgattaattacgccaaatttcttaaccccactcacttatagatatgttatataaaaaagttactgtcattttctggtatcatcgttaatagcatattaatattactggatgattattattagtattagatgatgaagagtttgtgccaaccactgaagactgggaagagtttgagcgctatatgttggccagcgtcaaacgctctccaattacatgtaagatagagctgaacttaaccaaacttgacaaaatataaagaatatccatagagttattactcacattttttatgtttacaatatcatggattctgacaaggatttgtaaaatctgtgtcatgattgcatggctatatatttattctttttctgatcaagcaaatatgatataataacagaaaatgatgttgtacaagtcttattgcaagtcaactattgtgttgtgatttcagacccgaatcctgtttcaaagaggagaaaataatagtaagtgtgacagcattccagcgactatttcactgtcacacctgcgccctcccctgctcatccACGATAGTGCGaaaaggcggatgggtagagttcaaggttacatgtgcctcctgtcatcaatcgtacacttgggaaacaactgccagggtgaacagagctcacatCATCCACCCCCTgttggcagctgcatcactcttttctgacggatgccttacgcagaacctccgttttctgtcacTCCTGAActtcgcgataccaagccacagcgtttgcctctaccaacaaagagaatacttacacggtgtgagtgttaatatttacccataaacttggaaaatgtgagtaaaagcttggcacactaagtAAATAGTGGCATTAAgagacaatttttttcttgaaatgaaaatatgtcatccatcaagcgaaatatattataatttaaaattctgattcttcaacaaaatatagcacaaaaaggggaagaggattctacattcttagacaaatgataatgatacaaattaatcttgtataatgaagttttacaacattttacagtgtattgctgagcagtacaccctgcataacgagggattgatgtcagcaatcgattgggagcttgatttggcaggtgacggtagatgcgataatcctgggcattgcgcactatacggggcatacactatgatggatcagagctgcggtttaatagtcagcagccatcttgtcatagtaaaactttgacagtttttacttcacagcttgacaaaaacccaaatattttagtagttatcaatacataaacatgaagttgctgatctagctaaataattcattcaaataatgtgaaagttaTTGTTGGTCGTaaatttctttactttgcagtcaaagaagaccaccagctctaacgccatggagctgggaGGCTTCaggcgatgccagtccgatctaaatTTCACGGTCTGAGAGTGAGGTCAATTACAACGAAttttgttacaaaggttgtgtgcataccgcaagcttgtgttttggcttatgccgcaaattcgtcgcggtgagcgacgacctctacctgcctgcttggtgtctaagattcgagCTCTTTTCCCActaacggatgatgaagaagagtttgcagacttgcaaacaagatttgcggcataaaccaaaacacaagattgcggtatgcacacaacctttttcgtgcatttggcgatggctctccaaatgggaatagaatatctaccaaaacaactattgaaaaacaataattgctgatcatcaaaataatcttgatctttatataataaaatcataaaactaaaacactctctactgtagtaaatgtacaagccaaatataacagttcccCTTGTGTttcacgagttcagaatatgtgtgttcaaccgatgcattaaatgtgtaacacaagaattgtagataatgcttgacacattagcatagctttgatgttgttggcattaaataaaAATCCGACTCACTATGATAGCGCAGGTAATTATTTCACCCCAACTTaaaggggtgcaggcgccacaagttcgtccatattaggatgcatacacaggcattcatgctccccgtggtcatggagacgatgcgcaaactcagcatgatggcagcacaaacattcagaaagagatggcatgtcttgacagtgcttgcagacacaccactctgtagccggtggtattagctcctaaagaaatgaacagatatgtctatgcaaccatagctaatacatcaggtcgatgttatccaacagtatatcagtgcagcactagatttaaatattaaaattgttaatgttgtcattcgagaaaaatctgtaatttttttcgcaatatgaagcgataattatcattgttaaaattatatatatatataataatattcgttctatcactctctagctaaaactattactactagctagcttggcacataagagctggctagtgatGGTGCTTACTTGCTGAGATGTTTGactctgttgaggatcttcttcagatagagcgtcaggctcgaaacgccagggtgttaactcttcagaatttgacatttttttatgATCGTAACTCAGACATGTACACGTACGTTGAAAtgtcggacggaatggccaagctgaaactgtgaagtagcaagcatctatatttgatacggggccTTAGGTAAAACcagaaatgtttttcataaactattgctacgataagttttatattgagctttttgttggcctttcaattcacgcgagaacatcacatgacaagacaattgacaagacaataacaaaataccgtcgattttggttattgtcttgtaatcgaaatcaagagattgcaatctacagcggcttttcgtttttgaacttttaagagcttgtaatcacatttccacatatttggcacttacaacacaacagagtaagacatgacgaatcttttgataccaaataactgtaatgtgaattttgttgcaagtcaacctttaaccagcgaccagtctctgcggtaaactttagtagaacccGAGAACTTACGCAACGACAGCGACTAAAtgtgtcgttatttgtgcgctcagtcagttttatttctatttttgtatcagtcagttttatttgttgttatggattttactttcaatttattttattcttaaattctactaacgtttacaacagaaactggtctttggttaaacgttgtaatcttatttttttgtacataaacttttgcgcgaaatctgttatgattgctgatggagcgaccgccataacatcgcagccacgCCGCATAAACAGAAGAGAACCACTccttttcagtgcagctgatgcatcaggtgcagtacgtcttgtgacaagctgttgtgttgctcgcccgctcgacgggggaacaactccgcaaaaacaacagtttgtcaggACAGGCTATATCTAAGTAGGAATACCGTGAAATCCAATGTACAAGTAGATACAGCGTATAAGACGAAGACTATTCGTTTGCAAAAAGTTTCTGTCTACATTAGCGAAAAGTGATCTGTAAATGAGGAAACTGCTATCAATAATCAACCGCGTCATCAGATA from Watersipora subatra chromosome 2, tzWatSuba1.1, whole genome shotgun sequence encodes:
- the LOC137387045 gene encoding zinc finger protein 431-like isoform X1, which codes for MKMTAAVENLDKVLETDIMVDDDFDSLATLNIDIKTEADEDFDPNDFDCHSDVVLDESDVNFKPPESGKKRKTSSKRTAKLRSCDKVFRVPFTPRNNIKTIVSKKKIFPRRKCVSAVYNYTELDIEADDAHLLSAESGFHICHICQAEFVNKCSLTRHLKWHSTQYESLDCMKYARDITATMKYEECDFTCTFNHQSTNTCTSHTSSIEKPYACTQCNYRSARNGDLQRHMKIHTGEKPYACTQCDYRCLQSGNLQTHMRTHTGEKPYACTQCDYRCVQRGSLQMHMKTTHTGEKPYACTQCDYRSAHSGHLQTHMKIHTGEKPYACTQCDYRCVQHSLLQMHMKTHTGEKPYACTQCDYRCVRRSQLQMHMKTHTGDKPYACTQCDYRCVLRGNLQIHMKTHTGEKPYACTQCDYRSAHSGHLQTHMKTHTGEKPYACTQCDYRCVWRSHLQVHMKTHTGEKPYACTQCDYRCVRRSQLQMHMKTHTGDKPYACTQCDYRCVLRGNLQIHMKTHTGEKPYACTQCDYRSAHSCHLQTHMKTHTGEKPYACTQCDYRCVRRSHLQVHMKTHTGEKPYGCSQCDYRCVQSGSLQMHMRSHTGEKPYACTQCDYRSAYSCHLQTHMKTHAGETPYVCTQCDYRSAHKGSLRRHMKTHTGEKPSSCTKRDYRCVQRFSLQTHMKTHT
- the LOC137387045 gene encoding zinc finger protein 431-like isoform X3, with protein sequence MEMAATVDNLDKVLETDVMIDDDFDSLATLNIDIKPEANEIFDPNDFDCHSDVVSDESDGDFKPHESGKKRKTSSKRNAKLRSSTKGCSVSAESGFHICHICQAEFVNKCSLTRHLKWHSTQYESLDCMKYARDITATMKYEECDFTCTFNHQSTNTCTSHTSSIEKPYACTQCNYRSARNGDLQRHMKIHTGEKPYACTQCDYRCLQSGNLQTHMRTHTGEKPYACTQCDYRCVQRGSLQMHMKTTHTGEKPYACTQCDYRSAHSGHLQTHMKIHTGEKPYACTQCDYRCVQHSLLQMHMKTHTGEKPYACTQCDYRCVRRSQLQMHMKTHTGDKPYACTQCDYRCVLRGNLQIHMKTHTGEKPYACTQCDYRSAHSGHLQTHMKTHTGEKPYACTQCDYRCVWRSHLQVHMKTHTGEKPYACTQCDYRCVRRSQLQMHMKTHTGDKPYACTQCDYRCVLRGNLQIHMKTHTGEKPYACTQCDYRSAHSCHLQTHMKTHTGEKPYACTQCDYRCVRRSHLQVHMKTHTGEKPYGCSQCDYRCVQSGSLQMHMRSHTGEKPYACTQCDYRSAYSCHLQTHMKTHAGETPYVCTQCDYRSAHKGSLRRHMKTHTGEKPSSCTKRDYRCVQRFSLQTHMKTHT
- the LOC137387045 gene encoding zinc finger protein 431-like isoform X4, with the protein product MKMTAAVENLDKIDDDFDSLATLNIDIKPEANEIFDPNDFDCHSDVVSDESDGDFKPHESGKKRKTSSKRNAKLRSSTKGCSVSAESGFHICHICQAEFVNKCSLTRHLKWHSTQYESLDCMKYARDITATMKYEECDFTCTFNHQSTNTCTSHTSSIEKPYACTQCNYRSARNGDLQRHMKIHTGEKPYACTQCDYRCLQSGNLQTHMRTHTGEKPYACTQCDYRCVQRGSLQMHMKTTHTGEKPYACTQCDYRSAHSGHLQTHMKIHTGEKPYACTQCDYRCVQHSLLQMHMKTHTGEKPYACTQCDYRCVRRSQLQMHMKTHTGDKPYACTQCDYRCVLRGNLQIHMKTHTGEKPYACTQCDYRSAHSGHLQTHMKTHTGEKPYACTQCDYRCVWRSHLQVHMKTHTGEKPYACTQCDYRCVRRSQLQMHMKTHTGDKPYACTQCDYRCVLRGNLQIHMKTHTGEKPYACTQCDYRSAHSCHLQTHMKTHTGEKPYACTQCDYRCVRRSHLQVHMKTHTGEKPYGCSQCDYRCVQSGSLQMHMRSHTGEKPYACTQCDYRSAYSCHLQTHMKTHAGETPYVCTQCDYRSAHKGSLRRHMKTHTGEKPSSCTKRDYRCVQRFSLQTHMKTHT
- the LOC137387045 gene encoding zinc finger protein 431-like isoform X5 encodes the protein MEMAATVDNLDKVLETDVMIDDDFDSLATLNIDIKPEANEIFDPNDFDCHSDVVSDESDGDFKPHESGKKRKTSSKPTKGCSVSAESGFHICHICQAEFVNKCSLTRHLKWHSTQYESLDCMKYARDITATMKYEECDFTCTFNHQSTNTCTSHTSSIEKPYACTQCNYRSARNGDLQRHMKIHTGEKPYACTQCDYRCLQSGNLQTHMRTHTGEKPYACTQCDYRCVQRGSLQMHMKTTHTGEKPYACTQCDYRSAHSGHLQTHMKIHTGEKPYACTQCDYRCVQHSLLQMHMKTHTGEKPYACTQCDYRCVRRSQLQMHMKTHTGDKPYACTQCDYRCVLRGNLQIHMKTHTGEKPYACTQCDYRSAHSGHLQTHMKTHTGEKPYACTQCDYRCVWRSHLQVHMKTHTGEKPYACTQCDYRCVRRSQLQMHMKTHTGDKPYACTQCDYRCVLRGNLQIHMKTHTGEKPYACTQCDYRSAHSCHLQTHMKTHTGEKPYACTQCDYRCVRRSHLQVHMKTHTGEKPYGCSQCDYRCVQSGSLQMHMRSHTGEKPYACTQCDYRSAYSCHLQTHMKTHAGETPYVCTQCDYRSAHKGSLRRHMKTHTGEKPSSCTKRDYRCVQRFSLQTHMKTHT